The Molothrus aeneus isolate 106 chromosome 23, BPBGC_Maene_1.0, whole genome shotgun sequence nucleotide sequence GAATCAAAGCCCAATCTCAAGGCCCCCCTCTCTGcccagtgggagctgcagcatcacTCATGAACCCACTGCAGGGCAGTTCCTTCTAGGCTCTGACCACGGCTTAAAAACCAATGGTCCAATGcagtttaaaagcaaaattaaggGTGTTTTCAGTTCCTTTGCACAGAGATGGAGTTGCCAGGGGCAGCTGAGAAGCGCCTGTGTGCAGCTCCCAGTTGGTTTTAACCCTCCCAAGCTCCTCAGCaccaagagctgctgcttctctttggGCAAAGCCAACATAGCTGAGGAGACACAGCAACCTCAGCCTGCTGCACAGACAGGTCAGGAGGCTCTGGAAGTAATTTCTGGTCTGAACAACTTGGAAGAGGCCACAAATTCACAGCGTCAGGAGGCCATGACCTCCATCCTCATATCAGCCTTCCATGTGATTCCTGGTGTTGTGAGGGCTCCTTACCTGTTTGTGAGCTTCTGTAGTGCAGGCTTTTTTGTAGGGCCTGATTTCTTCAGAACCAAAGCCCGGGATCCACATGTTCCACTGGCGCTCTGGAATTCACAGAATGGTTTCAGTTGGGAgacattaaagctcatccagttccaaccccttgTCATGGGCAGAGGTGCATAATCTACTCACAGGCTTCCACCACAGCACCGCAACTGAGCCCTGActccaggaggagctgagagctggggGTAGAAGGGATAAAAACAGATAAGAGTCACTCACCAAGGTGCAACTGGACATCTTTGACTTCCAGAGTGTTAGACTTGCGGTGCCGTGCAAGCTGGCAGGCGGCTGTCACCACACTCTCAATGAAGTCATCGGCGATCTGTAGCAGCATCTGTGGCGGAACAAGGGCAACAATCAGTCTGGTCAGCACTGAGCAGCTGAAATTATGTGGGAAGATGAAAACAAGCCCTCAGAAGCTGGTATTTAGAATTACAGAATGTCCTGAATTGGGAGGGACCTGCAAGGATCATCCaggccagctcccagccctgcacaggtcACACCAGCAATCTCcatcctgtgcctgagagcattgtccaaaagCTCTTTGAGtctggctgcctggggagcctGATCAGTGCCCtacaccctctgggggaagaacctttccgtGATCTACAGCctgaccctgctccagccattccctggctcctgtccctgccacagggagcagaggtcAGAGCTGCATCTCGGGAGGAGCTGCAGTCCCcactgagctctgccctcaATCTCCTTTCCTCCAGCTGAACAcaccaagtgccctcagccgTTCCTCTTATGGTCCCTCCTGATTCTTCCCCATCTTCAGAGTCTCCTTTGGGAGCCCTCTAATAGCTTTAGatctttcttatattgtggtGTGCAAAATTCCACTCAAAGGAGTGGATTTCATAGGTGTTTGCTGCAATTGCtgttttaaaagcctttttggGACTAAGATGCAGAAAACCAGGGATGGCTGAAGGCTGCATGGGAAAACAAGTGTTACATGAACTAAACGCTCCCTCCTTGGACAAACGGCCACTGATCTGTGACAAATTACAAATTAACTCTTTCTGCAGTCCCTTCCATGGGCTGGAACCTACTTCTTCCACATCTTCATCCAGCTGCTCGTTCGGATCAACCTCACGCACCAGGTCTTGCAATTTCTTCTTGGTTAAAACCTGAGCGtgtgggaggaaaggaaggatttactgccctgctcctgcaaagAAGCTGCCGGTGGAGCACAGCCACAACCACAACCACCTCCTCCCCCATGCCCCCAGGGCCGAGTCACACTGTTGACACAGTCTATCAGCTCAGGAATGGCAGAGATAAAAAATA carries:
- the TAF12 gene encoding transcription initiation factor TFIID subunit 12 isoform X1; the protein is MNQFGPSALINLSNFSSIKPEPASTPPQSSMANSTTVAKMPGTPSGGGRLSPESNQVLTKKKLQDLVREVDPNEQLDEDVEEMLLQIADDFIESVVTAACQLARHRKSNTLEVKDVQLHLERQWNMWIPGFGSEEIRPYKKACTTEAHKQRMALIRKTTKK
- the TAF12 gene encoding transcription initiation factor TFIID subunit 12 isoform X2, which gives rise to MNQFGPSALINLSNFSSIKPEPASTPPQSSMANSTTVAKMPGTPSGGGRLSPESNQMLLQIADDFIESVVTAACQLARHRKSNTLEVKDVQLHLERQWNMWIPGFGSEEIRPYKKACTTEAHKQRMALIRKTTKK